In one Spirosoma rigui genomic region, the following are encoded:
- a CDS encoding LVIVD repeat-containing protein yields the protein MRQSVLLIFLLPLLYLTACTDKCQQVRTYRKYTPVQFSVAELRQAVTSGPARPLEEPGKLYVKDQYLFIVEVKKGIHIIDNSNPAAPRPVSFLSIPGNVDLAVRDNILYADSYMDLVALDISNPASIREVGRTETGFVNGQVGRTSWYYDKASEKVSDTKEEIATETVSTDCEGTFNVLPYLIPMSWFGRYYTMYDFATAFNSSKSGSNPVAVPTVGVGGSMARFAIVDDQLYVVNGSVLQPFTIGDPAKPVKGKTINLNWGVETIFPYRSSLFIGTTSGLYIIDVSNPREPKQLSALSHVRSCDPVVVHENYAYVTLRGTSTCGTNSQDVLDVIDITDLTSPRRVKTYPVETPYGLGIDYPSLFIGQGTNGLSVYDASNAMDIRVRQTFTNVNTFDVIPLSKTLLVIGKDGLYQYDYSNPANLQLLSKIAATPAS from the coding sequence ATGAGACAATCTGTTCTACTTATTTTCTTATTGCCACTGCTTTACCTCACGGCCTGTACAGACAAGTGTCAGCAGGTGAGAACGTACCGAAAATATACCCCCGTTCAGTTTTCGGTGGCCGAACTACGGCAGGCAGTTACGTCCGGACCAGCCCGCCCGCTCGAAGAACCGGGCAAACTGTATGTGAAGGATCAATACCTGTTCATCGTTGAGGTAAAAAAAGGCATTCACATCATCGACAACAGCAATCCTGCTGCGCCCAGGCCTGTTTCGTTTCTGAGCATTCCCGGTAATGTCGATCTGGCCGTTCGTGACAACATCCTGTATGCCGACAGCTACATGGACCTGGTTGCGCTAGACATCAGTAATCCAGCCAGCATTCGTGAGGTGGGCCGCACCGAAACAGGCTTCGTAAACGGGCAGGTTGGCCGAACCAGCTGGTATTACGATAAGGCTAGCGAAAAGGTAAGCGATACGAAAGAGGAAATTGCCACCGAAACCGTCAGCACCGACTGCGAAGGCACGTTCAACGTATTACCCTACCTGATCCCGATGAGTTGGTTCGGTCGCTATTACACGATGTATGACTTTGCTACGGCGTTCAACTCCAGCAAGTCGGGCAGTAACCCAGTGGCAGTACCGACGGTAGGCGTGGGTGGATCAATGGCTCGTTTTGCTATTGTCGATGATCAGCTTTATGTGGTCAATGGCTCCGTCCTGCAGCCGTTCACCATTGGTGATCCGGCCAAACCGGTGAAAGGAAAGACCATCAATCTGAATTGGGGCGTCGAAACTATATTCCCCTACCGGAGCAGTCTGTTCATTGGTACGACGTCGGGACTGTACATCATCGACGTCAGCAACCCCCGGGAGCCTAAACAGTTGTCGGCCCTAAGCCACGTTCGCTCCTGCGACCCCGTTGTTGTTCACGAGAACTACGCCTACGTAACCCTGCGGGGAACCAGCACGTGTGGCACGAACAGCCAGGATGTGCTGGATGTGATTGACATAACTGACCTGACATCGCCAAGGCGGGTCAAGACGTATCCCGTCGAAACCCCCTATGGACTTGGCATCGATTATCCCAGTCTGTTCATTGGCCAGGGCACCAACGGGCTAAGCGTATATGATGCATCGAACGCCATGGATATCAGGGTTCGGCAGACATTTACCAACGTCAACACGTTCGACGTGATTCCGCTGTCTAAAACGCTGCTGGTCATTGGTAAGGACGGTCTGTATCAGTACGATTATTCGAACCCGGCGAACCTACAGTTGTTGAGTAAGATTGCCGCCACACCAGCCAGCTGA
- the typA gene encoding translational GTPase TypA, with amino-acid sequence MQSIRNIAIIAHVDHGKTTLVDKIIHASKLFRDNQEFGDLILDNNDLERERGITIVSKNVSVRYKDVKINIIDTPGHSDFGGEVERVLKMADGVCLLVDAFEGAMPQTRFVLGKALQLGLKPIVIVNKVDKENCRPDEVHEQVFDLMFNLGATEDQLDFPTVYGSSKQGWMGPDWKTPTDNITYLLDTIVETIPPAPMNEGLPQMQITSLDYSAFVGRIAIGRVHRGTLKEGANMALVKSDGSIKKVKIKELQTFEGLGKLKASEVPCGDICAVTGLEEFEIGDTLTDVEFPEALERISVDEPTMNMLFTINNSPFFGKEGKFVTSRHLRDRLYKEIEKNLALRVENTDSEDRFLVYGRGILHLSVLIETMRREGYELQVGQPQVLYKEDENGHKLEPIETLVVDVPEETAGKVIELATQRKGELLIMEPKGDLQHLEFEIPSRGLIGLRSNVLTSTFGEAVMSHRFKEYQPYKGPIPERINGSLISMTSGTATAYSIDKLQDRGSFFVEPGDEIYAGMVIGEHNRQNDIVVNVQTAKQLTNMRASGSDTNVKIAPKIAFSLEESMEYIQKDEYLEVTPKSMRIRKIYLDENERKRNQSKFAMA; translated from the coding sequence ATGCAATCCATCAGAAATATAGCCATTATTGCCCACGTTGACCACGGCAAAACGACCCTGGTTGACAAGATTATTCACGCGTCCAAACTCTTCCGGGACAATCAGGAATTCGGCGACCTGATTTTGGACAACAACGACCTGGAACGGGAACGGGGAATCACCATCGTATCCAAAAACGTTTCGGTTCGTTACAAAGACGTTAAAATCAACATCATCGATACTCCGGGCCACAGTGACTTCGGCGGTGAAGTTGAACGTGTACTGAAAATGGCCGATGGCGTTTGCCTGCTGGTCGATGCTTTTGAAGGTGCTATGCCCCAAACGCGCTTCGTGTTGGGTAAAGCGCTGCAGCTTGGCCTCAAGCCAATCGTGATCGTGAACAAGGTCGATAAAGAAAACTGCCGTCCCGACGAGGTGCATGAGCAGGTGTTTGACCTGATGTTCAACCTGGGCGCTACCGAAGATCAGCTGGACTTCCCAACCGTTTACGGTTCGTCGAAGCAAGGCTGGATGGGACCGGATTGGAAAACCCCAACTGACAACATCACCTACCTCCTCGATACGATCGTTGAGACAATTCCGCCGGCACCCATGAACGAAGGTCTGCCCCAGATGCAGATTACCTCGCTCGATTATTCGGCCTTCGTGGGTCGGATTGCCATTGGCCGGGTACACCGGGGAACGCTGAAAGAAGGGGCTAACATGGCCCTGGTGAAGTCAGACGGTTCGATCAAGAAAGTAAAGATCAAAGAACTGCAAACGTTTGAAGGTCTTGGCAAACTGAAAGCCAGTGAAGTTCCCTGCGGAGATATCTGCGCGGTAACGGGTCTGGAAGAGTTTGAAATTGGTGATACGCTCACGGACGTTGAATTTCCGGAGGCACTCGAGCGGATATCGGTCGATGAGCCAACGATGAATATGCTCTTCACGATCAACAACTCGCCCTTCTTTGGTAAAGAGGGTAAGTTCGTTACGTCGCGTCACCTGCGTGATCGTTTGTACAAAGAGATCGAGAAAAACCTCGCTCTGCGCGTCGAAAACACAGACAGCGAAGATCGCTTCCTGGTATACGGTCGGGGTATCCTTCATTTGTCGGTCCTGATCGAAACCATGCGTCGCGAAGGCTACGAGCTACAAGTAGGGCAGCCTCAGGTGCTGTATAAGGAAGATGAAAATGGCCATAAACTGGAGCCGATCGAAACCCTCGTGGTCGATGTACCGGAAGAAACGGCTGGTAAAGTAATTGAACTGGCCACACAGCGGAAAGGTGAACTGCTCATTATGGAGCCGAAGGGTGACCTTCAACACCTTGAGTTCGAAATTCCGTCGCGTGGTCTAATTGGTTTGCGGTCGAACGTTCTGACGTCAACCTTTGGTGAGGCTGTTATGTCGCACCGGTTCAAAGAGTACCAGCCTTACAAAGGACCCATCCCCGAGCGGATCAACGGTTCGCTGATTTCGATGACCAGCGGTACGGCTACGGCCTACTCGATCGACAAGCTACAGGATCGTGGTTCGTTCTTCGTTGAGCCAGGTGATGAAATATACGCGGGCATGGTCATTGGTGAGCACAACCGTCAGAATGATATTGTTGTGAACGTGCAGACGGCCAAACAATTGACGAACATGCGGGCATCGGGTTCGGATACGAACGTTAAGATCGCTCCGAAAATTGCGTTCTCGCTCGAAGAGTCGATGGAGTACATCCAGAAAGATGAATACCTGGAGGTAACACCGAAATCGATGCGTATCCGGAAGATCTACCTGGATGAAAACGAGCGTAAGCGGAACCAGAGTAAGTTCGCAATGGCTTAA
- a CDS encoding gamma-glutamylcyclotransferase family protein produces the protein MNTYAQFLSQHSLLVGETAFPGQLLDLGSYPGATYQLNSPTTVWGTVYNIGAKKSAILDQLDAYEGIGDDYDQPHEYVRRVIPVRINNTWINCWVYLFNLSTDGKKVIRSGDYVAHSKNE, from the coding sequence ATGAACACGTACGCACAGTTCCTGAGCCAGCATAGTCTGTTGGTAGGTGAGACTGCCTTTCCCGGCCAATTGCTCGATCTGGGTAGCTACCCCGGTGCTACCTACCAGCTTAATTCTCCAACAACAGTATGGGGAACTGTGTACAATATCGGTGCCAAAAAATCGGCTATTCTCGATCAACTGGACGCGTACGAAGGCATTGGTGACGATTACGACCAGCCGCATGAATACGTTCGGAGGGTGATTCCGGTACGGATAAACAACACTTGGATCAATTGCTGGGTGTATCTTTTCAACCTCTCAACCGATGGAAAAAAGGTGATCAGGTCCGGTGACTACGTCGCTCATAGCAAAAACGAGTAA
- a CDS encoding RNA polymerase sigma factor, translated as MQDDYALVEGCRRQDRVMQRQLYERFAGKLFVVCKRYVKDPDEAEDVLQDAFVKVFRHIDTFRFECPLEAWLKRIVINTALKHLRKEKPWDQAVDVQELAPVLPQADTSLPTLNYQYLLQLIQELPPGCRAVFNLYAIEGYNHPEIAELLDIAEGTSKSQYARARGLLQQKLQREQRYGLPPVRNE; from the coding sequence CCGGGTTATGCAGCGACAGCTCTATGAGCGGTTTGCCGGGAAGCTCTTTGTCGTTTGCAAACGGTATGTCAAAGACCCGGACGAAGCCGAAGACGTACTGCAGGATGCGTTTGTCAAGGTCTTCCGGCATATCGATACGTTCCGGTTCGAATGTCCGCTGGAGGCCTGGCTGAAACGAATTGTGATCAACACGGCGCTGAAGCACCTCCGGAAGGAAAAGCCCTGGGATCAGGCGGTCGACGTGCAGGAGTTGGCTCCCGTACTGCCACAAGCCGATACGAGCCTACCCACGCTGAACTATCAGTACCTGCTTCAATTGATCCAGGAGTTACCGCCGGGCTGCCGCGCGGTGTTCAATCTGTACGCCATTGAAGGCTATAACCACCCCGAAATAGCTGAACTGCTCGATATAGCCGAAGGAACCTCCAAATCCCAGTACGCGCGGGCGAGGGGGTTACTACAGCAGAAATTACAACGTGAACAACGATACGGCTTACCGCCTGTGAGAAATGAGTGA
- a CDS encoding META domain-containing protein, whose translation MRNIIVAAFVILLLTQCGEDKREVAPGVARLVGTWRLAAPDSSYATTLIFALDTANPPKDIIHFSASGKAAVNTYDAFLSAAVDGLMVFTSVGSTKLAGSPQALQFEQTYFTSLSDVVRFELPTDNRLRLYHGGEKGGLLEYIRVK comes from the coding sequence ATGAGGAATATTATAGTAGCCGCTTTTGTTATCCTGCTTCTTACCCAGTGTGGGGAGGACAAACGGGAAGTGGCTCCGGGCGTCGCCAGGCTGGTTGGAACCTGGCGACTAGCAGCTCCGGACTCTTCGTATGCGACTACGCTGATTTTTGCGCTGGACACTGCTAATCCGCCCAAAGACATTATTCACTTCAGTGCCAGCGGAAAGGCCGCCGTTAACACCTACGATGCCTTTTTATCGGCTGCCGTGGATGGACTCATGGTCTTTACAAGTGTAGGCAGTACTAAACTGGCGGGTTCACCCCAGGCTCTTCAATTCGAACAGACTTACTTCACCAGCTTGAGTGATGTTGTTCGCTTTGAACTACCAACCGACAACCGGTTGCGGTTGTACCACGGCGGTGAAAAGGGTGGTTTGCTGGAGTATATCCGCGTGAAGTGA
- a CDS encoding serpin family protein, translating to MKTNLFSWLTLAISSFLALAVSCKNTHVNPASSTPTGELRVSAPFASQTNRFAFDLAKRVVQEEGTAKNVFVSPLSLHMALGMLLNGANTQTAQEIQKTLHLDAQTLASANDTYQNLMVNLPVLDPKVTLRLANAVWYRNTFTVAASFQDVLKQTFQAELSAQDFNNPATVGTINAWASRQTNGKIPKVIDAIQPENVMFLLNALYFKGDWKTQFKPENTIDSPFTLASGAEATVKMMRLSTTVRQAQGATYTAFELPYGSDDTRYAMTVLLPAQGTTADAVLKNVTGDDWTQLQQTMKPGKMDIGLPRFTLNYAIKLNSILGAMGMPTAFTDQADFTKINPEGNLTLSFIKQNTFVAVDEKGTEAAAVTTGGVSTTSAQLPTLCDRPFVFVIHEKTSGTVLFVGKIANPTLSNS from the coding sequence ATGAAAACGAACCTATTTTCATGGCTTACCCTAGCTATTTCAAGTTTTCTGGCGTTGGCCGTTAGCTGCAAAAATACCCATGTAAACCCCGCTTCCAGTACGCCAACGGGAGAACTGCGCGTGTCTGCTCCGTTTGCCAGTCAGACGAATCGGTTTGCGTTCGATCTGGCTAAGCGAGTCGTTCAGGAAGAAGGGACAGCTAAAAACGTGTTTGTGTCTCCCCTGAGCCTGCACATGGCGCTCGGTATGCTTCTGAACGGTGCCAATACCCAAACGGCGCAGGAAATTCAGAAAACCCTTCATCTCGACGCCCAGACGCTGGCCAGCGCCAATGATACCTACCAGAACCTGATGGTAAACCTGCCCGTCTTGGACCCGAAGGTAACGCTCCGGCTGGCTAACGCGGTCTGGTACCGGAATACATTCACTGTGGCTGCGTCGTTTCAGGACGTATTAAAACAAACTTTTCAGGCTGAACTATCGGCACAGGACTTCAACAATCCGGCTACGGTAGGCACCATAAATGCTTGGGCCAGTCGACAGACGAACGGGAAAATTCCGAAAGTGATTGACGCCATCCAGCCGGAGAACGTCATGTTTCTACTGAATGCGCTTTACTTCAAAGGCGACTGGAAGACGCAGTTCAAACCGGAGAACACCATCGATTCACCCTTTACGCTCGCGTCGGGTGCCGAAGCAACAGTGAAGATGATGCGGCTCAGTACGACTGTACGCCAGGCGCAAGGGGCTACCTACACGGCCTTTGAGCTACCGTACGGGTCTGACGACACTAGGTATGCCATGACCGTTTTGCTGCCCGCACAGGGCACTACAGCCGACGCGGTACTGAAAAACGTTACCGGCGACGACTGGACGCAGTTACAGCAGACAATGAAGCCCGGCAAAATGGACATAGGCCTGCCCAGGTTCACGCTGAATTATGCCATAAAGCTAAATAGCATTTTGGGCGCGATGGGTATGCCAACGGCCTTCACGGACCAGGCTGACTTCACAAAAATCAATCCCGAAGGCAACCTGACGCTGAGTTTCATTAAACAGAATACGTTCGTGGCTGTTGACGAGAAAGGTACCGAAGCTGCCGCCGTTACTACGGGTGGTGTTTCAACCACATCGGCTCAGTTACCCACCCTTTGCGATCGGCCTTTCGTGTTTGTCATTCATGAGAAAACATCGGGAACAGTATTGTTTGTGGGCAAAATTGCCAATCCAACCCTATCTAATTCATGA
- a CDS encoding nucleoside deaminase gives MTKLYTLFLLIICLLPSAYAGPADSLIYDNTTPANRSVLLAKLQALPCGIKAADTKAVILDKLNLFLANYQPNPHFAEDRYAKAAVEQALKGVLTGGYGIGAVLVNSAGEILHGAYNQQLQTGRSDLHGEMALLTEFESLPQFKRYRSTGNFTGGGTTIYTEQLRLYTSAEPCPMCFIRVAIAGVDTRYVTTGPDDGMNERASCLPPFWYQLSQKHTVEAARTAPVLRQVAHCLFYSFLL, from the coding sequence ATGACGAAACTGTATACTTTGTTCCTGCTGATAATCTGTTTGTTACCAAGTGCGTATGCCGGACCAGCCGATTCACTTATCTACGACAATACGACGCCCGCCAACCGATCGGTGCTGCTGGCCAAATTACAGGCGCTTCCCTGCGGAATCAAAGCTGCCGACACAAAAGCTGTCATTCTCGACAAACTGAACTTGTTTTTAGCCAACTACCAACCAAATCCCCATTTTGCCGAAGACCGCTATGCAAAAGCTGCGGTGGAACAGGCGCTAAAAGGGGTTCTGACGGGTGGCTACGGCATTGGAGCGGTATTGGTGAACAGCGCGGGGGAAATTCTCCACGGTGCTTACAACCAGCAGCTTCAGACGGGCCGCTCCGATTTGCACGGCGAAATGGCATTATTAACTGAGTTTGAGAGCTTGCCGCAATTTAAACGATACCGGTCTACGGGAAATTTTACCGGTGGTGGCACCACCATCTATACTGAGCAGCTGCGGTTGTATACGTCAGCCGAACCCTGCCCCATGTGCTTTATTCGGGTTGCTATTGCAGGTGTCGATACCCGCTACGTAACCACCGGACCCGACGACGGCATGAACGAACGAGCTTCGTGTTTACCGCCTTTTTGGTATCAGTTGAGTCAGAAACATACCGTCGAGGCAGCGCGAACGGCCCCAGTGTTACGGCAGGTTGCTCACTGCCTTTTTTACTCGTTTTTGCTATGA